A genomic segment from Candidatus Paceibacterota bacterium encodes:
- a CDS encoding rRNA adenine dimethyltransferase family protein — MPHPKKSLGQNFLTSPDIVRDIVEAGEVSPEDTILEIGPGTGMLTKALLDKVSSGTGGKVVAVEKDDRLIDELREKFGEEIRKNKLSLIHGDIADAKNILGKAKLFEKPFKLIANIPYYITGEILRMFLSGDHQPTSIVVLVQKEVAERIVGGRTGGTGSKSSKQGRSGKPPAQKENLLSLSVKVYGVPSYVRTVKAGAFFPKPNVDSAVLKIDKISKNFFKDISEELFFELIHAGFAHKRKMLLGNINPFFKKIGLNPSDTVKIFEEIKLDTKIRAEDVTLEQWRNLTRLYTRRSREA; from the coding sequence ATGCCTCATCCAAAAAAATCCCTCGGGCAAAATTTTCTAACATCACCTGATATTGTGCGTGATATTGTTGAAGCGGGGGAGGTCTCGCCAGAGGATACCATCCTGGAAATTGGACCAGGGACTGGCATGCTCACTAAAGCTTTGCTTGATAAAGTTTCCTCGGGCACTGGAGGTAAAGTGGTGGCCGTAGAAAAAGACGACCGACTTATCGATGAGCTCCGGGAAAAATTTGGAGAAGAAATAAGAAAGAATAAGCTGTCCTTGATCCATGGGGATATAGCCGATGCAAAAAATATTTTAGGCAAGGCTAAGCTCTTTGAAAAACCTTTCAAGCTAATTGCCAATATTCCTTATTACATTACAGGTGAAATTTTGAGAATGTTTTTATCTGGAGACCATCAGCCGACTTCTATTGTGGTCCTTGTCCAAAAAGAAGTGGCTGAAAGAATCGTCGGAGGTCGCACGGGCGGCACAGGCTCAAAATCCAGCAAACAGGGTCGCAGCGGTAAACCCCCAGCGCAGAAAGAAAACCTGCTTTCTCTTTCTGTCAAAGTCTACGGTGTGCCTAGCTATGTCCGGACCGTCAAGGCTGGGGCTTTTTTTCCAAAACCAAATGTTGATTCGGCCGTTCTTAAGATCGATAAAATTTCCAAAAATTTTTTCAAAGATATTTCTGAAGAACTTTTTTTTGAGCTGATTCACGCGGGTTTTGCCCACAAACGCAAGATGTTGCTAGGCAACATCAATCCATTTTTTAAAAAAATAGGATTGAACCCTTCAGACACTGTCAAAATATTTGAGGAAATAAAATTGGACACAAAAATCAGAGCGGAAGATGTGACACTTGAACAGTGGAGGAATCTGACACGACTATATACCAGAAGATCGAGGGAGGCCTGA
- a CDS encoding type II toxin-antitoxin system mRNA interferase toxin, RelE/StbE family, giving the protein MIKEIIYLPRFDKQYKKLTTEIQEKTEAKEEIFRKNPFEPSLRTHKLSGPLKDFWVFSINHTHRIIFKFVDRHKVWFYSIGNHDIYE; this is encoded by the coding sequence ATGATAAAAGAAATTATTTATCTACCCCGCTTTGATAAACAATATAAAAAGTTAACAACAGAAATCCAAGAAAAGACTGAAGCAAAGGAAGAGATTTTTAGAAAGAATCCTTTTGAACCAAGCCTTCGGACCCACAAGCTAAGCGGCCCCTTGAAGGATTTTTGGGTATTTTCTATCAACCACACACATCGGATTATTTTTAAATTTGTAGATAGACACAAAGTCTGGTTTTATTCAATTGGAAACCATGATATATATGAGTAG
- a CDS encoding ribbon-helix-helix domain-containing protein — protein MRTIINISLPKEMAKFIKQEARDGGFASTSEFIRHVIRSWNTLRLAEQLKKDTKLFEQGKGKVLRSLKDLR, from the coding sequence ATGCGCACAATTATAAACATCTCATTACCCAAAGAAATGGCCAAGTTCATCAAACAAGAAGCTCGTGATGGCGGTTTTGCTTCTACCAGTGAGTTTATTAGGCATGTTATACGTTCCTGGAACACACTCCGACTCGCGGAACAACTCAAAAAAGATACTAAACTTTTCGAACAAGGAAAAGGGAAGGTGCTGAGATCTCTAAAGGACCTACGCTAG
- a CDS encoding UvrD-helicase domain-containing protein, with protein sequence MDSKLHLKGLNPEQLKAASHSQGPLLILAGAGAGKTKTLTHRILNLIHQGIRPSQILAITFTNKAAKEMRERVERLLETDPALNMPISGASLIGEKPFVSTFHSLGVHILKENASKIGLTRHFSIYDRADSKRAVKEALEKVGIDPKQYEPAKILSVISREKGDFVSQSEYEAKKQGDYFGEIVAKVWREYDAIVAKEKALDFDDLLFKTARLLEKDKAVREHYQSVWQYIHVDEYQDTNTVQYTIVKLLSQKSKNLAVVGDTDQCLLPSTKISTPTGYKKISDLKSKGEVISASGGGETCSVKIKRVKKKKFKGEVIEIKTKSGKTLSLTPNHIIFSKLSLNPNIFYVYLMYKKSMGFRIGITKGARNARQKTQTGLIVRCNQEHADRMWILKVCENLQETHYWEYYFSTHYGIPLIAFHGIGRNMILTQNQIDILFKKIDTRERVKKVFEDLGLVFDFPHHFPQGTIGSNGLHDRINIRLTMFSDGRKSNLHPWGLSRVSINTNNKVLKEKILTMGLNVRKGKKNDWRLEMARLDYAEAEKLATAITSKVDNVTLIKSALITKGERWFFQPASHLNTAMKVAICENEKIKEDDIVSVEKKYYDGPVYDLDIENVHNYIAGDIAVHNCIYGWRGADIKNILRFEEDYPDATIVLLEENYRSTQTILSVANDVIKKNIHRREKNLFTKNPTGEPLGLYCGFDEADEANFVANTARKLIENGVLPEEIAVLYRANFQSRALEDAFLSKNIPYQMLGTRFFERKEIKDALSYLRLALNEDSLSDIKRIINVPVRGIGKVTILKIFEGNEHQLPQATREKIHNFRLMLQRIRENIFKERPSVVVKKMLAESGLENMYRHGKEEDQEKLENLRELATLALKYDHMTDGLGIEELLKDAALQSDQDNLEVPTSAVKLMTVHSSKGLEFDYVFITGLEAGLFPHERAGSRSDQGSAPVRAEDEEEERRLFYVALTRARKKIYLSYANARTIFGSRQVTMPSEFIADVDEAYLEPQEKATGAKLIFIDF encoded by the coding sequence ATGGACAGCAAATTGCACCTAAAAGGCCTTAATCCTGAACAGCTAAAAGCGGCTAGCCACTCTCAAGGGCCTCTCCTTATCTTGGCCGGAGCGGGGGCTGGTAAGACAAAAACCTTGACCCATCGCATCTTAAACCTGATCCATCAAGGGATCCGACCTTCACAGATCTTGGCTATTACCTTTACCAACAAAGCGGCCAAGGAGATGCGAGAACGAGTCGAACGCCTCCTAGAAACTGACCCTGCTTTAAACATGCCTATTTCTGGAGCTAGTCTCATTGGCGAAAAACCCTTTGTCTCCACTTTTCACTCTTTAGGGGTGCATATTTTAAAAGAAAATGCCTCAAAAATCGGTTTGACTCGACATTTTAGCATCTATGATCGGGCTGATTCAAAACGAGCTGTCAAAGAAGCTCTGGAAAAAGTTGGCATTGACCCAAAACAATACGAACCAGCCAAAATCCTCTCTGTTATTTCCCGAGAAAAAGGAGATTTTGTTTCCCAGTCAGAGTATGAAGCCAAAAAACAGGGAGATTATTTTGGAGAAATCGTGGCCAAGGTGTGGAGAGAGTATGACGCTATTGTGGCCAAGGAAAAAGCCCTCGACTTTGATGACTTACTTTTCAAGACGGCGCGGCTGTTGGAAAAAGACAAAGCGGTGCGCGAGCACTATCAAAGTGTCTGGCAATACATTCATGTGGATGAATACCAGGACACAAACACTGTTCAATACACTATTGTAAAATTGCTTTCACAAAAGAGTAAAAATCTAGCTGTAGTTGGAGATACCGACCAATGTCTTCTTCCATCGACAAAAATATCTACACCGACAGGATACAAAAAAATCAGTGATTTAAAAAGCAAAGGAGAGGTAATCTCTGCTTCAGGTGGAGGAGAGACCTGTAGCGTTAAAATTAAAAGGGTAAAGAAAAAAAAATTCAAAGGAGAAGTAATCGAAATAAAAACAAAAAGTGGAAAGACCTTGTCGCTTACACCAAACCATATCATTTTTTCAAAATTATCCCTAAATCCCAATATATTTTATGTATATTTGATGTATAAAAAATCAATGGGTTTTCGCATAGGTATCACAAAGGGGGCCAGAAATGCACGCCAAAAAACTCAAACGGGTCTTATTGTCAGGTGCAACCAAGAACACGCAGACAGAATGTGGATATTAAAAGTATGTGAGAACCTACAGGAAACACATTATTGGGAATACTATTTCTCGACACACTACGGTATACCTTTGATTGCTTTCCATGGTATAGGCCGCAACATGATACTCACTCAAAATCAGATTGATATCCTCTTTAAAAAAATTGATACCCGAGAAAGGGTAAAAAAGGTTTTCGAAGATTTGGGCTTGGTTTTTGATTTTCCTCACCATTTTCCGCAAGGAACAATCGGTAGCAACGGCCTCCACGATCGAATAAATATTCGCCTCACCATGTTTAGCGATGGCCGAAAAAGTAATCTTCATCCATGGGGCTTGAGTCGAGTTTCAATAAACACAAACAACAAGGTCTTAAAAGAAAAAATCCTCACCATGGGTTTAAATGTGAGAAAAGGAAAAAAAAATGATTGGCGTTTAGAAATGGCCAGATTGGATTATGCCGAAGCTGAAAAATTAGCTACAGCCATTACTTCGAAAGTGGACAATGTAACTCTTATAAAAAGTGCCTTGATTACCAAAGGAGAACGTTGGTTTTTTCAACCCGCTTCTCATTTAAACACCGCCATGAAAGTAGCTATTTGTGAAAATGAAAAAATAAAAGAGGACGATATCGTGAGTGTCGAAAAAAAATACTACGATGGTCCCGTTTATGATCTTGATATTGAAAATGTTCACAACTACATTGCGGGGGACATTGCTGTGCACAATTGCATTTACGGGTGGCGAGGAGCTGACATTAAAAATATTTTACGTTTTGAAGAGGATTACCCTGATGCCACTATAGTCCTGCTCGAAGAAAATTATCGCTCGACCCAGACAATCTTGTCGGTGGCCAACGATGTCATTAAAAAAAATATCCACCGCCGCGAAAAAAATCTTTTTACCAAAAACCCGACAGGGGAACCGCTAGGCCTGTACTGTGGTTTTGATGAAGCGGATGAGGCCAACTTTGTGGCCAATACTGCCCGTAAACTGATAGAAAATGGCGTCCTGCCTGAGGAAATCGCCGTTTTGTATAGAGCCAATTTTCAGTCACGCGCGCTTGAGGATGCTTTCTTATCCAAAAATATTCCATACCAGATGCTGGGCACGCGCTTTTTTGAGCGAAAAGAAATCAAAGACGCTCTTTCATATTTGCGACTTGCTTTAAACGAGGATTCTCTCTCTGATATAAAACGTATCATCAACGTGCCGGTTAGGGGAATAGGGAAAGTGACTATTTTAAAAATTTTTGAAGGAAATGAACACCAGCTTCCTCAAGCCACGCGTGAAAAAATCCACAACTTTAGACTAATGCTTCAGCGTATTCGGGAAAATATTTTTAAAGAACGTCCTTCGGTGGTCGTCAAAAAAATGCTGGCTGAAAGTGGTTTGGAGAACATGTATCGCCATGGCAAAGAGGAAGACCAAGAAAAATTGGAAAACCTGCGAGAGCTCGCGACGCTCGCTCTCAAATATGATCATATGACTGACGGCTTAGGTATCGAAGAGCTGCTGAAAGACGCTGCCCTTCAGAGTGATCAGGACAACTTGGAGGTGCCGACCAGTGCCGTCAAACTAATGACTGTTCACAGCTCTAAAGGGCTTGAGTTCGATTATGTTTTTATTACAGGACTTGAGGCTGGTCTTTTCCCTCACGAGAGGGCGGGAAGCCGAAGTGACCAAGGGTCAGCACCAGTGCGGGCTGAGGATGAGGAAGAAGAACGACGACTTTTTTATGTCGCTCTCACCCGCGCTCGTAAAAAGATTTATCTTTCTTATGCCAATGCGCGCACTATCTTTGGGAGCCGGCAGGTGACCATGCCGTCAGAGTTTATCGCTGATGTAGATGAAGCCTACCTGGAGCCACAGGAAAAGGCCACTGGGGCTAAGCTGATTTTTATTGATTTTTGA
- a CDS encoding peptidoglycan DD-metalloendopeptidase family protein, with product MTKKRAFSSKRFVLSGLIFTFFVTLAVFGTMPSQADAGIFSFMSNLFADNGAINQTLQTAAVSEAVIDASNTQKMPILQAAVNSDPNPSKEKADLNIVGGQALVSETGPVGSVADVQAEEVKQYSDRISVYVVHDGDTIKQIADMFNVSQNTILWANNLKSKSDIKTGMTLVILPISGVKYIVKKGDTLKSIAAAYKGNIDDISTYNNLEDNAQLAVGDEIIIPDGEVSEVSSSSSSSSSKTPVTTSPSISKKGFAPASDGTSHMTDPSGYFIRPIRGGVRTQGLHGHNGVDLASSYGASILAAASGQVIVARSGGWNGGYGTYVVISHDNGMQTLYGHLSSLNVTVGQHVSQGQVIGGMGATGEATGVHLHFEVRGGVNPF from the coding sequence ATGACCAAAAAAAGAGCTTTTTCATCGAAAAGGTTTGTTTTGTCTGGTCTTATTTTTACCTTTTTTGTGACCTTGGCTGTCTTTGGAACAATGCCTTCTCAAGCTGACGCAGGCATTTTTTCTTTTATGAGTAATCTTTTTGCCGACAATGGTGCCATCAATCAAACTCTCCAGACAGCCGCAGTCTCAGAAGCCGTCATTGATGCATCCAACACGCAAAAAATGCCCATTTTACAAGCTGCGGTAAACTCAGACCCCAACCCCTCAAAAGAAAAAGCTGACTTGAATATTGTGGGAGGGCAGGCTTTAGTGAGTGAAACTGGTCCAGTGGGAAGTGTAGCTGACGTCCAGGCCGAAGAAGTGAAACAATATTCAGATAGGATTAGTGTTTATGTTGTCCACGATGGAGACACCATAAAACAAATTGCGGACATGTTTAACGTTTCCCAAAACACTATTTTGTGGGCCAACAATCTTAAATCAAAAAGTGACATTAAGACCGGTATGACGTTGGTCATCCTCCCAATTTCTGGAGTCAAATATATAGTCAAGAAAGGAGATACTCTCAAGAGCATTGCGGCAGCTTACAAAGGAAATATTGACGATATTTCCACTTATAATAACCTAGAAGATAATGCGCAGTTGGCTGTCGGAGATGAAATCATTATTCCGGATGGAGAAGTTTCTGAGGTTTCCTCAAGCTCTAGTAGTTCATCAAGCAAAACTCCAGTGACCACCAGCCCATCAATTTCAAAGAAGGGTTTTGCTCCAGCTTCGGACGGGACTAGTCACATGACCGACCCTTCGGGATACTTTATAAGACCGATTAGAGGAGGTGTCCGTACGCAAGGTCTGCATGGTCACAACGGTGTCGATTTGGCTAGTTCTTATGGAGCAAGTATTCTCGCAGCAGCCAGTGGACAGGTCATTGTGGCTCGATCGGGCGGTTGGAACGGTGGCTATGGAACCTACGTGGTTATCAGTCACGACAATGGTATGCAAACACTCTACGGCCACCTCAGTTCTCTTAATGTCACCGTTGGTCAGCATGTTTCCCAAGGTCAGGTCATCGGAGGAATGGGGGCCACAGGAGAAGCCACCGGTGTCCATCTACACTTTGAAGTTCGAGGAGGAGTCAACCCATTCTAA